Proteins co-encoded in one Hymenobacter swuensis DY53 genomic window:
- a CDS encoding MATE family efflux transporter — MTAPDAQPEPRAAVLGRFLRGSLGSAVAVAARTAGALLLNKLLAVYGGPGGLTLLAHFQNLMALFTTLPNDGVHVGVVKYLAPLRAGSGRYRAWLGAGLLLNALALGLSVALVLLVPGPLVGVFQMGPGWSLLFGLGLLLLIGHAFVVTLLLAAGRLGAYVGLTVLLSALGPLAVAAVLGAGGSVPYALLAYLGAQGLTLGPAAWVAARARLLPRLRGRISRPALRGLGRFLLMALSVLLFSKVVDFSLRELLIRQFGLAATDLWQAVAKLSDNYTMVFSAVMSSVYYPRLAALNARPAARGQFVRMVLLLLAPGLALALGLLWLLRGWLLPLLFEPRFAAADFLLSPQLLADWAKFLTWTLLFLLTSQARVGRYVAVQAASAVVLAGLLAVLLPRYGLLGAPLAQAARYGLLLGWCLWFFRREIR, encoded by the coding sequence ATGACTGCACCCGATGCCCAGCCCGAACCCCGCGCCGCCGTACTAGGCCGGTTTCTGCGTGGCTCCCTGGGTTCTGCGGTAGCCGTAGCGGCCCGTACGGCGGGGGCGTTGCTGCTCAACAAGCTGCTGGCCGTGTACGGCGGCCCGGGCGGACTCACGCTGCTGGCGCATTTCCAGAACCTGATGGCCCTGTTCACTACGCTGCCCAATGACGGGGTACATGTAGGAGTGGTCAAATACCTGGCCCCGCTACGGGCCGGCTCGGGCCGCTACCGCGCGTGGCTGGGCGCGGGGCTGTTGCTGAATGCGCTGGCCCTGGGGCTGAGCGTGGCGCTGGTGCTGCTGGTGCCCGGCCCACTGGTAGGCGTGTTTCAGATGGGGCCGGGCTGGAGCCTGCTGTTTGGTCTGGGGCTGCTGCTGCTCATCGGGCACGCCTTTGTGGTGACGCTGCTGCTGGCGGCCGGCCGGCTGGGGGCCTACGTGGGCCTGACGGTATTGCTGAGTGCCCTGGGGCCGCTGGCCGTGGCAGCCGTGCTGGGGGCCGGCGGCTCGGTACCGTATGCGCTGCTGGCCTACCTGGGGGCGCAGGGCCTCACCCTGGGGCCCGCCGCGTGGGTGGCGGCCCGGGCCAGACTACTGCCACGGCTGCGCGGCCGCATCAGCCGTCCGGCTCTGCGCGGGCTGGGTCGGTTTCTGCTGATGGCCTTGAGTGTGCTGCTGTTTTCCAAAGTTGTGGATTTCAGCCTACGCGAATTGCTGATCCGGCAGTTCGGGCTGGCCGCCACCGATTTATGGCAGGCCGTAGCCAAACTATCCGATAACTATACCATGGTGTTTTCGGCGGTGATGAGCAGCGTGTACTACCCGCGCCTGGCGGCCCTGAATGCCCGGCCCGCCGCGCGCGGCCAGTTTGTGCGCATGGTGCTGCTGCTGTTGGCCCCGGGGTTGGCCCTGGCCCTGGGGCTGCTGTGGCTGCTGCGCGGCTGGCTGCTGCCGCTGCTGTTCGAGCCCCGCTTTGCCGCCGCCGACTTCCTGCTGAGCCCCCAGCTACTGGCCGACTGGGCTAAATTTCTGACCTGGACTTTGCTATTTCTGCTGACGTCGCAGGCGCGGGTGGGGCGTTACGTGGCCGTGCAGGCTGCGTCGGCGGTGGTGCTGGCCGGCTTGCTGGCGGTGTTGCTGCCACGCTACGGTTTGCTAGGCGCGCCGCTGGCCCAGGCCGCCCGCTACGGGCTGTTGCTGGGGTGGTGTCTGTGGTTCTTCCGGCGGGAAATCCGGTGA
- the corA gene encoding magnesium/cobalt transporter CorA, with protein MSSPPPATPLPQPPSAAPLPDEEDDHLHTRAVADRDATRQAREQMVGQRPGTLIVREDALSPRLFLISYDENFYEEHEYPRYDELLAYFREHPDQKHWIDIRGYDDLPLMQRIQEDFRIHPLQMEDVLGDYQRAKVEETEDGLFLVSRMTEFTRLLDIDDDQLSIFTGANYVLTFQDDYEDCLDAVRLRLRTGRSNIRRRTPLYLAYALTDVVLDHYYPTMAAIGDYLETLEERIFQGRPDRRVLNRILHIKKDIVRFRRLVYPEREKIAELLRMPDETVPEEIKVFFKDCYDHAIQALDLAESYRETVSSLVELYMSDQSNRANEVMKVLTIISSIFIPLSFVVGLYGMNFQREAPDGRINYLNMPELYSPWGYPVLLGLLLLIVIGQLTYFYRKGWLTNR; from the coding sequence ATGTCTAGCCCTCCGCCTGCTACTCCCCTCCCGCAGCCACCGTCCGCTGCACCGCTTCCCGACGAAGAAGATGACCACCTGCACACCCGGGCCGTAGCTGACCGGGACGCCACCCGCCAGGCCCGCGAGCAGATGGTGGGCCAGCGCCCCGGCACGCTCATCGTGCGAGAAGATGCCCTGTCGCCGCGCCTGTTCCTGATTTCCTACGACGAGAATTTTTATGAGGAGCACGAATACCCCCGCTACGACGAACTGCTGGCTTACTTCCGGGAACATCCCGACCAAAAGCACTGGATTGACATTCGGGGGTACGACGACTTGCCCCTGATGCAGCGCATCCAAGAGGATTTTCGCATTCATCCGCTCCAGATGGAAGACGTGCTGGGCGACTACCAGCGGGCCAAGGTGGAGGAAACCGAAGATGGCCTGTTTCTGGTGTCGCGCATGACGGAATTCACGCGCCTGCTGGACATCGACGACGACCAGCTTTCCATTTTCACCGGGGCTAATTACGTCCTCACCTTTCAGGATGATTACGAGGACTGCCTGGACGCTGTGCGCCTGCGCCTGCGCACCGGCCGCAGCAACATCCGGCGGCGCACCCCGCTTTACTTGGCCTACGCCCTCACCGATGTGGTACTCGACCATTACTACCCCACTATGGCGGCCATCGGCGACTATCTAGAAACCCTGGAGGAGCGCATTTTCCAGGGTCGCCCCGACCGGCGCGTGCTCAACCGCATTCTGCACATCAAGAAGGATATTGTGCGCTTCCGCCGCCTGGTGTACCCGGAGCGGGAGAAAATTGCCGAGTTGCTGCGGATGCCCGATGAAACGGTACCCGAGGAAATCAAGGTATTCTTCAAGGACTGCTACGACCACGCCATTCAGGCCCTGGACCTAGCCGAAAGCTACCGGGAAACCGTGAGCAGTCTGGTGGAGCTGTATATGTCGGATCAGAGCAACCGCGCCAACGAGGTAATGAAAGTGCTGACCATCATCAGCAGCATTTTCATTCCGCTGAGCTTCGTGGTGGGCCTCTACGGCATGAACTTCCAGCGCGAAGCCCCCGACGGCCGCATCAACTACCTCAACATGCCAGAGTTGTACAGTCCCTGGGGCTATCCGGTGCTGCTGGGGCTGCTGCTGCTCATCGTCATCGGCCAGCTCACGTATTTCTACCGCAAAGGCTGGCTGACAAATAGGTGA
- a CDS encoding APC family permease: MSEKQGHFQRAITLFDAVMIVTGSMIGSGIFIVSADIARQVGSSGWLLVVWLLTGVITMAGAISYGELASMFPKVGGQYVYLRESYNKLVAFLYGWSLFTVIQTGVIAAVAVAFAKFTGVLIPWFSVKNVLLQVAGLEFSSVQLLAIILIIGITALNAQGVRTGKLIQNVLGSTKLVALALLIVFGVALGINHEAISANFQDVWTATRFPAPGASFAPLPLSLSGLVVAIGMAMTGSLFSSDSWNNIGFAGEEIVNPERTLVRSMAMGTAIVTVLYILINVVYLLVLPLHGSPEATTVAGRGIQYATDDRVATAVAESVLGQKGAYVMAILIMLSTFGANNGIILSGARAYFAMAQDGLFFPGLARLNAAGVPSRALWAQCLWACLLCLSGSYGQLLNYVMFSVILFYVITIIGIFVLRRTRPEAPRPYRAWGYPVLPAIYVTLASAFCIILLVAPDTAEFSRRGLGLVALGIPVYFLFGRRFGGNTPV; encoded by the coding sequence ATGTCTGAAAAACAAGGCCATTTTCAGCGGGCCATTACGCTGTTTGATGCCGTCATGATTGTGACTGGCAGTATGATTGGCTCCGGTATCTTTATTGTATCGGCCGATATTGCCCGACAGGTCGGCTCCAGCGGCTGGCTGCTGGTGGTGTGGCTGCTGACGGGCGTTATTACCATGGCCGGGGCTATCAGCTACGGTGAGTTGGCCTCTATGTTCCCGAAAGTAGGCGGCCAGTACGTGTATCTGCGCGAATCCTACAACAAGCTGGTGGCGTTTCTCTACGGCTGGTCGTTGTTCACGGTCATCCAGACCGGAGTTATTGCGGCGGTGGCGGTGGCGTTTGCCAAGTTCACCGGGGTGCTGATACCGTGGTTCAGCGTGAAGAACGTACTGCTTCAGGTTGCCGGCCTGGAGTTCAGCAGCGTGCAGCTGCTGGCCATCATCCTCATCATCGGTATTACGGCCCTGAACGCGCAGGGCGTGCGCACCGGCAAGCTCATCCAGAACGTGCTGGGCAGCACCAAGCTGGTGGCCCTGGCCCTGCTCATCGTGTTTGGGGTGGCACTGGGCATCAACCACGAGGCTATTTCAGCCAACTTCCAGGATGTGTGGACTGCCACCCGTTTCCCGGCGCCCGGCGCGTCGTTTGCGCCCCTGCCCCTGAGCTTATCCGGGCTGGTGGTGGCTATCGGCATGGCCATGACGGGCTCCCTGTTTTCTTCGGACTCTTGGAACAACATCGGGTTTGCGGGCGAGGAAATTGTGAACCCCGAACGTACGCTGGTGCGCAGCATGGCCATGGGTACGGCCATCGTGACGGTGTTGTACATCCTCATTAACGTGGTGTACCTGCTGGTGCTGCCCCTGCACGGTTCTCCCGAAGCTACCACGGTAGCCGGCCGCGGCATCCAGTACGCCACCGACGACCGGGTGGCCACGGCCGTCGCCGAATCGGTGCTGGGTCAGAAGGGCGCGTATGTGATGGCCATACTGATCATGCTCAGCACCTTCGGGGCCAACAACGGCATTATCCTAAGCGGGGCGCGGGCCTACTTCGCCATGGCCCAGGACGGGCTGTTCTTCCCGGGCCTGGCCCGTCTGAACGCGGCCGGCGTACCGAGCCGGGCCCTGTGGGCGCAGTGCCTGTGGGCCTGCCTGCTCTGCCTGAGCGGCTCGTACGGACAACTGCTCAACTACGTGATGTTCTCGGTGATTCTGTTCTACGTCATCACCATCATTGGTATTTTCGTGCTGCGCCGGACGCGGCCCGAGGCTCCGCGTCCCTACCGGGCCTGGGGCTACCCGGTGCTGCCGGCCATCTACGTAACCCTGGCTTCGGCTTTCTGCATCATCCTGCTGGTGGCTCCGGATACGGCGGAGTTTTCCCGGCGCGGCTTGGGGTTGGTGGCCCTGGGCATTCCGGTGTATTTTCTGTTCGGCCGCAGGTTTGGTGGCAATACCCCGGTATAA
- a CDS encoding carboxypeptidase-like regulatory domain-containing protein, with protein MDANTTTPAENEEVTPDLLHEEEEEFSSGNRRLAIIVGAIVAIVVLGYVLLPAQATRRLADAMPVMELGEATVTGARAAEEAKTEETAEAEEKAKPTTPAAKEAAAKPATPVATAATVAPVAAPAEEPIAIEPVPAATPAPEAAPATVTMTGRILDENGRPMAGATVMVRGSKKVTGTDANGNYTLEVPAGDNTLVYGYGGYEDQEVRTRSTQPQNVTLLPREGAARRRR; from the coding sequence ATGGATGCTAACACAACTACTCCCGCTGAAAACGAAGAAGTGACTCCGGACCTGCTCCACGAAGAAGAAGAAGAATTTTCGTCGGGTAATCGTCGGTTGGCCATTATTGTGGGGGCCATTGTGGCTATTGTGGTGCTGGGCTACGTGCTGCTGCCAGCGCAGGCTACCCGCCGCCTGGCCGATGCCATGCCGGTAATGGAACTCGGTGAAGCCACCGTTACCGGAGCCCGCGCCGCCGAGGAAGCCAAAACCGAGGAAACGGCAGAAGCCGAAGAAAAAGCCAAACCTACCACGCCGGCGGCCAAAGAGGCCGCTGCCAAACCGGCTACGCCAGTTGCCACCGCCGCTACGGTAGCGCCGGTAGCGGCCCCGGCAGAGGAGCCCATTGCCATTGAGCCCGTACCCGCCGCCACCCCAGCCCCCGAAGCGGCTCCTGCCACCGTCACCATGACCGGCCGCATCCTCGATGAAAACGGCCGCCCGATGGCCGGTGCCACCGTCATGGTGCGCGGCTCAAAGAAGGTAACCGGCACTGATGCCAACGGCAACTATACCCTGGAAGTACCCGCCGGCGACAATACGCTGGTATACGGTTACGGCGGCTACGAAGACCAGGAAGTGCGCACCCGCAGCACGCAGCCCCAGAACGTAACGCTGCTGCCCCGCGAAGGGGCCGCGCGTCGCCGCCGGTAG
- a CDS encoding NAD(P)/FAD-dependent oxidoreductase, with protein MHLVIIGNGITGVTCALTARRLQPEARITLVADESPHHISRPALMYVYLGHLRPQDIKPYEDWFWQENRLELVHATATTFDAPARTVTLSTGAVLSYDKLLLATGSRSRPGQWPGRELAGVQGFVTLPDLEQMTRDTHGIGQAVVVGGGLIGIELAEMLAAKGVAVTMLIRDAHYWGSVLPPEEAALVQQQLAAHHIAVRYHTELAELLPDAEGRVRAVRTSTGEELPAQWVGLAIGVEPNTELAQTAGLEVARGILVDEHLQTSAPHVYAAGDCAQHRQPAAGEVAVEQLWYSGRQQGETVAYTICGQPRSYRRGVWFNSAKFFDLEYQTYGRVPARPAPGEHSFYWQHPNGQHLLRLNFRTDTLAVTGVNVLGLRHRHEVWEQWLRSGTPVPQVLEQLGAANFDPEFFRQHEADIVRTFNQQFPQYPVTLRRRRGLFGR; from the coding sequence ATGCATCTGGTCATCATCGGCAACGGCATTACCGGCGTCACCTGCGCCCTCACGGCCCGGCGGCTGCAGCCCGAGGCACGCATTACGCTGGTGGCCGACGAGAGTCCCCACCACATTTCGCGCCCGGCCCTGATGTACGTGTACCTGGGCCACCTGCGCCCCCAGGACATCAAGCCCTACGAAGACTGGTTCTGGCAAGAAAACCGCCTGGAGCTGGTGCACGCCACCGCCACCACCTTCGATGCGCCGGCCCGCACCGTCACGCTGAGTACCGGTGCCGTGCTTTCCTACGATAAGCTGCTGCTGGCCACCGGCTCGCGCAGCCGCCCGGGCCAGTGGCCGGGCCGGGAGCTGGCCGGCGTGCAGGGCTTCGTGACGCTGCCCGACCTGGAGCAAATGACCCGCGACACGCACGGCATCGGGCAGGCAGTAGTGGTAGGCGGCGGGCTGATTGGCATCGAGCTGGCCGAAATGCTGGCAGCTAAGGGCGTGGCCGTAACCATGCTCATCCGCGACGCGCACTACTGGGGCTCGGTGCTGCCGCCCGAAGAGGCAGCCCTGGTGCAGCAGCAGTTGGCCGCCCACCACATTGCGGTGCGCTACCACACCGAGCTGGCCGAGCTGCTGCCCGATGCCGAGGGCCGGGTGCGGGCCGTACGTACCAGCACCGGCGAGGAGCTGCCCGCCCAGTGGGTGGGCCTGGCCATCGGGGTAGAGCCCAACACCGAGCTGGCCCAGACGGCCGGACTGGAAGTAGCGCGGGGCATCCTGGTGGATGAGCATCTGCAGACAAGCGCCCCCCACGTGTACGCCGCCGGCGACTGTGCCCAGCACCGCCAGCCAGCCGCCGGGGAAGTGGCCGTGGAGCAGCTCTGGTACAGCGGCCGCCAGCAGGGCGAAACCGTGGCCTACACTATCTGCGGGCAGCCCCGTTCCTACCGGCGCGGCGTGTGGTTCAACTCGGCTAAGTTCTTCGACCTAGAATACCAGACCTATGGGCGCGTGCCCGCCCGGCCCGCGCCCGGGGAGCATAGTTTTTACTGGCAACACCCTAATGGCCAGCACCTGTTGCGCCTGAACTTCCGGACCGATACGTTGGCTGTAACGGGCGTGAATGTGCTGGGCCTGCGCCACCGCCACGAGGTCTGGGAACAGTGGCTACGGTCTGGTACTCCCGTACCGCAGGTGTTAGAGCAGTTGGGAGCAGCTAACTTTGACCCGGAATTTTTCCGCCAGCACGAGGCCGATATCGTACGCACGTTCAATCAGCAGTTTCCGCAGTACCCGGTGACGCTGCGACGCCGTAGAGGGTTATTCGGCCGATAA
- a CDS encoding 4Fe-4S binding protein: MTTAPVSPVSVPEKLLLAVVGLGLLLLLPVAFDADAARARLCFFAALGLVSAGTLGWSWWKFGREPAGVRQNNLWLRDSTGRGALAWLTAVVLTGFYVVLYWFSNDDGQGNFGPLNQLIHALDPVSQALRRRPADQWFLYGTFYTLAVLLMGGRALWKYRHSPYQRIRTASVMFFQLGFAFLLPGLLLAFQRPEYYFSYFWPLKYDYLFPGTVSYLLKDGGPALGVFMVFWGAVMSFVATPVLTYFFGKRWYCSWVCGCGGLAETAGDPYRHLSDKSRAAWRWEVRLIYPILGFIVFVTALLWLGAAGVLPGWFTTPQQSGLPLVSGLSPVDGLSKVYGFFIGSIFSGVIGVGFYPLMGSRVWCRFGCPMAAYLGLLQKHFSRFRISTNGGQCISCGNCSNVCEMGIDVKQYAQRGEPIVRASCVGCGLCSTACPRGVLNLENGPRAGRYQASQLISADSLRILG; encoded by the coding sequence ATGACTACTGCTCCTGTTTCGCCGGTTTCGGTGCCTGAAAAGCTGCTGCTGGCCGTGGTGGGGCTGGGGCTGCTGCTGCTGCTACCCGTGGCCTTCGATGCTGACGCGGCACGGGCCCGGCTGTGCTTTTTCGCGGCGCTGGGGCTGGTGAGTGCGGGTACGCTGGGCTGGAGCTGGTGGAAATTCGGGCGGGAGCCGGCCGGCGTGCGCCAGAACAACCTGTGGCTGCGCGACAGTACCGGCCGCGGCGCCCTGGCCTGGCTCACGGCCGTGGTGCTCACGGGCTTCTACGTGGTGCTCTACTGGTTCAGCAACGACGATGGGCAGGGCAATTTCGGCCCGCTCAACCAGCTCATCCACGCCCTTGACCCCGTCAGCCAGGCCCTGCGCCGCCGCCCCGCCGACCAATGGTTTCTCTACGGCACCTTCTACACCCTGGCCGTGCTGCTGATGGGCGGGCGGGCGCTGTGGAAGTACCGTCATTCGCCCTACCAACGCATCCGCACGGCTTCGGTCATGTTCTTTCAGCTCGGGTTTGCCTTCCTGCTGCCGGGGCTGCTGCTTGCTTTTCAGCGGCCCGAGTACTATTTCAGCTACTTCTGGCCCCTCAAGTACGACTACCTGTTTCCGGGCACCGTGAGCTACCTGCTGAAGGATGGCGGCCCGGCCCTGGGCGTATTCATGGTGTTCTGGGGCGCGGTGATGTCGTTCGTGGCTACGCCGGTGCTTACCTACTTCTTCGGGAAGCGGTGGTACTGCTCCTGGGTGTGCGGCTGCGGCGGCCTGGCCGAAACCGCCGGCGACCCGTACCGCCACCTATCCGACAAAAGCCGCGCGGCCTGGCGCTGGGAAGTCCGTCTGATTTACCCTATTCTGGGCTTTATTGTGTTTGTCACGGCGCTGCTGTGGCTGGGAGCGGCGGGCGTGCTACCGGGCTGGTTTACCACCCCGCAGCAGTCGGGCCTGCCCCTGGTGAGTGGGCTGAGTCCGGTGGATGGGCTGAGCAAGGTGTACGGATTTTTCATCGGCTCCATTTTCTCCGGCGTGATTGGCGTGGGCTTCTACCCGCTGATGGGCAGCCGGGTGTGGTGCCGCTTCGGGTGCCCCATGGCCGCTTATCTGGGGCTGCTCCAGAAGCATTTTTCCCGCTTCCGTATCAGCACCAACGGGGGCCAGTGCATCTCGTGCGGCAACTGCTCCAACGTATGCGAAATGGGCATCGACGTGAAGCAGTACGCCCAGCGCGGCGAGCCGATTGTGCGGGCCTCCTGCGTGGGCTGCGGCCTGTGCAGCACGGCCTGCCCCCGTGGCGTGCTCAACCTCGAAAACGGCCCGCGTGCAGGCCGCTACCAGGCATCCCAGCTCATTTCCGCCGATTCACTGCGGATTTTGGGGTAG
- a CDS encoding formylglycine-generating enzyme family protein: protein MPYPTLLFSAVLLLVAGCSVRTPSSTFDGMYSTTTGQRVIPGTGANTYRGYPDDRVLQFNFRTATCSFGQIKPPRKAAQEAKQVFAPGIVRVNDTLGIDEAEIPNREWLQYLLHQEQAGATTAPLLPLSSALPSPDYFSDPFYRYYPVVGISYEQAVAFCRWRSQVVTSSFNQNNAKPADTLSADYVRFTFRLPTEAEWELAALVERGLPYGTTCTELPIVVNPSAAAYLKKRSGSPTDAAQITADIKQYNQHKPLRSWINYRQPEPHFLKLLAPGYVYQGPPNDHGLYQLLGNAAEMVQERGITKGGSYLEPLEACTIKARGTYSGPAPQIGFRCVCEVSYPNRK from the coding sequence ATGCCCTATCCTACACTTCTATTTTCTGCTGTCCTGCTGTTGGTGGCCGGCTGTTCTGTCCGCACCCCAAGCAGCACCTTCGACGGTATGTACAGCACAACTACAGGGCAACGGGTTATACCGGGTACTGGCGCTAACACCTACCGGGGCTATCCTGACGACCGGGTTCTGCAATTCAACTTCCGGACTGCTACCTGCTCTTTTGGTCAGATAAAGCCTCCCCGTAAAGCAGCTCAAGAAGCCAAGCAGGTTTTTGCGCCGGGCATCGTACGGGTTAACGACACGCTGGGAATAGATGAGGCAGAAATTCCCAACCGGGAATGGCTTCAGTACCTGCTGCACCAGGAGCAGGCTGGCGCAACAACGGCCCCATTGTTACCTCTCTCCTCGGCCTTGCCCAGTCCCGATTATTTTTCTGATCCGTTTTACCGTTACTATCCAGTGGTTGGCATCAGCTACGAGCAGGCGGTTGCCTTCTGCCGCTGGCGTAGTCAGGTAGTCACCTCCAGCTTTAATCAGAATAACGCAAAACCTGCTGATACGCTGTCGGCAGACTACGTACGCTTCACGTTTCGGCTGCCCACGGAGGCGGAATGGGAACTGGCGGCACTCGTTGAGCGAGGACTACCCTACGGCACTACGTGCACAGAACTTCCCATCGTCGTTAACCCCAGCGCAGCCGCCTACCTGAAAAAAAGGTCAGGCAGCCCTACCGACGCTGCACAAATCACGGCCGATATCAAGCAGTACAACCAACATAAACCTCTGCGCTCCTGGATTAATTACCGGCAACCGGAACCCCATTTTCTAAAGCTGCTGGCGCCGGGTTACGTGTACCAAGGACCACCCAACGACCACGGCCTGTATCAATTACTCGGCAACGCCGCCGAAATGGTGCAGGAACGGGGCATAACCAAGGGCGGCAGCTACCTCGAACCGCTGGAGGCCTGCACTATCAAAGCGCGGGGAACTTACAGCGGTCCGGCCCCGCAAATCGGGTTCCGGTGCGTGTGCGAGGTGTCCTACCCGAACCGCAAATAG
- a CDS encoding alpha/beta fold hydrolase: MLRLLACVLGLLLLTGARVSAQTTPALNATLEGLDYPCPVQYLPLKLEGQAVRMAYMDVPGSSKGNGRTVVLLHGKNFFGAYWRETIKALSAKGFRVIVPDQVGFGKSDKPNIHYSFHQLARNTHRLLDTLGVRQAVVVGHSMGGMLATRFALLYPQQTAQLVLENPIGLEDYRVGVPFQSVDQAEAGELKSTEVSIRKYHATYYPHGYPAGHDQWLLPLAAQTRHPDFPQVARANALTFDMIYQQPVCYEFSRLTVPTLLIIGQDDRTVVGKGLIKDAAVLARMGQYPALGQRTTAQIKGAKLVPLKGLGHIPHLEAPAAFQAALLGFLQ; encoded by the coding sequence ATGCTTCGTCTTCTTGCCTGTGTATTGGGTCTGTTGCTGCTGACCGGCGCCCGGGTTTCAGCCCAAACAACCCCCGCCCTCAACGCCACCCTTGAGGGCCTAGACTACCCATGTCCGGTGCAGTACCTGCCGCTGAAACTGGAAGGCCAGGCCGTGCGCATGGCCTACATGGACGTCCCAGGCAGCAGCAAAGGCAACGGCCGAACCGTAGTGCTGCTGCACGGCAAGAATTTCTTCGGAGCTTACTGGCGCGAAACCATTAAGGCCCTATCGGCAAAAGGCTTTCGGGTGATAGTGCCCGATCAGGTGGGCTTCGGGAAGTCGGATAAGCCGAATATCCATTACTCGTTTCACCAGCTGGCCCGCAATACGCACCGCCTGCTCGATACGCTGGGCGTGCGGCAGGCCGTGGTGGTGGGCCACAGCATGGGCGGGATGCTGGCTACCCGTTTCGCGTTGCTTTACCCGCAGCAAACGGCGCAGTTGGTACTCGAAAACCCCATCGGTCTGGAAGACTACCGCGTGGGCGTGCCGTTTCAGTCAGTGGATCAGGCCGAGGCCGGCGAGCTGAAAAGCACTGAGGTCAGCATCCGGAAGTACCACGCCACCTACTACCCCCACGGCTACCCCGCCGGCCACGACCAGTGGCTGCTGCCCCTGGCCGCCCAGACCCGCCACCCCGATTTCCCGCAGGTAGCCCGCGCCAACGCCCTCACCTTCGACATGATTTATCAGCAGCCCGTCTGCTATGAGTTCAGCCGCCTGACGGTGCCTACGCTGCTCATCATCGGCCAGGACGACCGCACGGTGGTGGGCAAAGGCCTGATCAAGGATGCGGCTGTACTGGCGCGTATGGGCCAGTATCCGGCCCTGGGTCAGCGCACCACCGCCCAAATCAAGGGGGCGAAGCTGGTACCGCTGAAAGGCCTCGGCCACATCCCGCACCTCGAAGCCCCGGCTGCGTTTCAGGCCGCGCTGCTGGGGTTTCTGCAGTAA
- a CDS encoding GAF domain-containing protein — protein MHDLPASLIPADDAARLRSLHQYNILNTTPELIFDAYVALAAQLFNVPVSLISLVDEQEVFFKAGTGLPGLERVARPDSLCSAAILQQEVLAYENLADEGCGLINPYVAKAAGLQFYAGAALRMPDGNHIGSFCVMGRVPRTMSAGERELLMVLASLTSLTIELRQHYLAQGRPADWETVQRELQELLHDEAALARYLTSRLGTMSGNTGEQASTQHRLLGLRRVLEHHLVEFTAPLSN, from the coding sequence ATGCATGATTTGCCTGCTTCCCTGATTCCAGCCGACGACGCGGCCCGCCTGCGCAGTCTGCATCAGTACAATATCCTGAACACGACGCCAGAGCTTATTTTTGACGCGTACGTGGCTCTGGCGGCGCAGCTTTTCAATGTGCCCGTCTCCCTGATTTCGCTGGTTGATGAGCAGGAAGTGTTCTTCAAGGCGGGTACCGGGCTGCCGGGCCTAGAGCGCGTGGCCCGGCCCGACAGCCTGTGTTCGGCCGCTATTCTGCAGCAGGAAGTGCTGGCGTACGAGAACCTGGCCGACGAAGGTTGCGGCCTGATCAATCCGTACGTGGCAAAGGCGGCCGGGCTGCAGTTTTACGCCGGAGCGGCCCTGCGCATGCCCGACGGCAATCATATCGGCTCTTTTTGCGTGATGGGCCGGGTACCCCGCACTATGTCGGCCGGGGAGCGGGAACTGCTCATGGTGCTGGCAAGTCTCACCAGTCTGACCATTGAGCTGCGCCAGCACTACCTTGCCCAAGGCCGCCCCGCCGACTGGGAAACGGTGCAGCGGGAGCTGCAGGAGCTGCTGCACGATGAAGCGGCCCTGGCGCGCTACCTGACCAGCCGTTTGGGCACCATGTCGGGTAACACCGGAGAACAGGCTTCTACGCAACACCGCCTGCTGGGCCTGCGCCGCGTGCTGGAGCACCATCTGGTCGAATTCACTGCGCCGCTGAGCAATTAA